Proteins encoded by one window of Manihot esculenta cultivar AM560-2 chromosome 10, M.esculenta_v8, whole genome shotgun sequence:
- the LOC110624960 gene encoding uncharacterized protein LOC110624960 yields MKWNREEFENIFAKKHQLLRRIEGVQRALALNEYSPNLVKLDFLLHQKMEEVLKQEELYWFQRSKEEWIVSGERNTKFHHLAVKVKKKRKLISALQDSNGQWVTAEASLENLVVQFYKGLFTNDSTYVLSNLEGIACRRIPEELRADLEKSYEKEEVARALFQMAPFKTAGEDGFTAGFFQRSWSVLGNVVCDLVLGVLHGNPLPDRLNSILITLIPKLNNMIAAFVNEGLWKPIPICRGGPAISHLMFADDMVLFAEASVEQMGCILKILNDFSLVSGQRINFSKSSIFFSPNITSDLAESLVNMAGMARTDSLGSHLRMPSIHGRVGPTSFREVIDKMKHRLFGWKASTHSKAGRVTMISSVLNAIPVFLMQITVLPISVCKEMEKICRDFLWHGNSSDKKLHLALVGKLVWRALHSCDEFWAKYLFKKYAAGRASWDMKMKSGASMNWRAVCFGLELLRKGISHNVVYGNEILFWTDS; encoded by the exons ATGAAATGGAATAGAGaggaatttgaaaatatttttgctAAGAAACATCAACTTTTGAGGAGAATTGAAGGGGTACAGCGTGCTCTTGCTTTGAACGAGTACTCTCCTAATTTAGTCAAGCTAGACTTTCTTTTACATCAGAAGATGGAGGAGGTTTTAAAACAGGAAGAGCTTTACTGGTTCCAACGATCAAAGGAAGAATGGATTGTCTCTGGTGAGCGAAACACTAAATTCCATCATCTGGCTGTTAAAgttaaaaagaagagaaaattaaTTTCGGCGCTTCAAGACTCTAATGGGCAATGGGTGACTGCTGAGGCTTCGTTAGAAAATTTAGTTGTTCAGTTTTATAAGGGCTTGTTCACTAATGATTCGACTTATGTGTTGTCTAATCTTGAAGGCATTGCTTGTCGTCGAATCCCTGAGGAGCTTCGTGCTGACCTTGAGAAATCGTATGAGAAagaggaagtggctcgagctttATTTCAGATGGCACCTTTTAAAACTGCTGGTGAGGATGGTTTCACAGCAGGCTTTTTCCAACGTTCTTGGAGTGTTTTAGGTAATGTTGTGTGTGATCTTGTTTTGGGTGTTTTGCATGGTAATCCCTTGCCTGATAGGCTAAATTCCATTTTAATTACTTTGATTCCGAAG TTGAATAATATGATTGCTGCATTTGTCAATGAGGGGTTATGGAAGCCTATACCTATATGTAGAGGAGGACCAGCTATATCTCATTTGATGTTTGCCGATGATATGGTCCTCTTCGCTGAAGCCTCGGTTGAACAGATGGGTTGTATCTTGaagattttgaatgatttttcACTTGTGTCTGGGCAACGAATAAATTTCAGCAAGTCCTCCATATTTTTCTCTCCAAATATTACTTCAGATTTGGCTGAAAGTTTAGTGAATATGGCAGGGATGGCTAGAACTGATAGTCTTGGCAGCCATCTGAGGATGCCTTCGATTCATGGTAGAGTGGGTCCAACTTCATTTCGGGAGGTTATTGACAAGATGAAACATAGATTGTTTGGCTGGAAGGCCTCTACGCATTCTAAAGCAGGGAGGGTCACTATGATTAGCTCGGTTCTTAATGCAATTCCAGTGTTCTTAATGCAGATTACAGTGCTTCCTATTTCAGTTTGCAAAGAAATGGAAAAGATATGTAGAGACTTTTTATGGCATGGAAATTCTAGTGATAAGAAGTTGCACCTG GCACTTGTGGGGAAGCTAGTATGGCGAGCTTTGCATAGTTGTGATGAGTTTTGGGCTAAATATTTGTTTAAGAAATATGCTGCTGGTAGAGCTTCATGGGATATGAAGATGAAAAGTGGAGCATCTATGAATTGGAGGGCGGTGTGTTTTGGTTTGGAGCTTCTTCGTAAAGGAATCAGTCACAATGTGGTTTATGGGAATGAAATACTCTTTTGGACAGATTCATAG
- the LOC110623861 gene encoding cucumisin — translation MGSQSFSLVWLLLNLIGLSSTLLVCCNATPHEARKVYIVYMGDLPKGEFSASAFHLTMLQVVGSGAPDYLLHSYHRSFNGFVAKLTQEEVQKLAGMKGIVSVFPSQTKKLLTTRSWDFMGFPMNVTRSTTESDIIIGMLDTGVWPESESFNDEGFGPPPAKWKGTCQEPSNFTCNNKVIGARYYHTQRKFGPEEIPSPRDSEGHGSHTASTAAGDIVSKASLLGLGSGTARGGVPSARIAVYKICWSDGCSDADILAAFDDAIADGVDIISLSVGGWPTDYFEDSIAIGAFHSMKNGILTSNSAGNEGPDPESVSNCSPWSLSVAASTIDRKFVSQVKLGNGAIYEGISINTFDPGNVMYPIINGGDTSEGFCSLDTLNKTSARGKVVVCNGFDEEGTIVAGVAGVVMPDDFYQDVAFSFALPVSIITSSNQTDILNYLNSTSEATAAILKSVGFKDTFAPYVVSFSSRGPNPITSDILKPDLTAPGVDILAAWSGATTVTGAPWDNRVVPYNIISGTSMSCPHASGAAAYVKSFHPTWSPAAIKSALMTTAYPMSAASNADAEFAYGSGHINPVKAIDPGLVYDASEIDYVKFLCGQGYNETQIQLVTGDNSACSEETNGTVWDLNYPSFALSAVPGKSVTRVFHRTVTNVGSSSSTYKAILKAMSGLSIEVEPGVLYFKSVGEKQSFVVTVEATFGGSASSYSGGLIWDDGVHQVRSPIMAFVSDPEE, via the exons ATGGGAAGTCAGAGTTTTTCCCTAGTTTGGCTTCTTCTTAATCTTATAGGCCTCTCCTCTACCCTACTCGTTTGCTGCAATGCCACACCCCATGAAGCTCGAAAG GTGTatattgtgtacatgggtgaccTTCCAAAAGGTGAATTCAGTGCATCAGCATTTCACCTCACCATGTTACAAGTTGTTGGCAG TGGGGCGCCAGACTATTTACTCCACAGCTATCACAGGAGCTTCAATGGTTTTGTAGCTAAGCTGACCCAAGAGGAGGTGCAGAAATTGGCTG GGATGAAAGGAATAGTGTCAGTGTTCCCAAGTCAAACGAAGAAACTCCTGACAACAAGGTCCTGGGACTTCATGGGTTTCCCCATGAATGTTACAAGATCAACTACTGAAAGCGACATCATTATTGGAATGCTCGACACTGGAGTTTGGCCTGAGTCTGAAAGTTTTAATGATGAAGGATTTGGTCCACCTCCTGCCAAATGGAAGGGCACTTGCCAAGAACCCTCCAATTTCACCTGCAACAA CAAAGTAATTGGTGCTCGATATTACCACACCCAAAGGAAATTTGGCCCTGAAGAAATCCCTTCCCCGAGAGATTCAGAAGGCCATGGATCTCATACTGCATCAACAGCAGCAGGCGACATAGTAAGCAAGGCAAGCCTACTAGGCCTTGGATCAGGCACTGCTCGAGGAGGCGTTCCTTCTGCAAGAATTGCTGTGTACAAGATTTGCTGGTCTGATGGATGTTCGGATGCTGACATTCTTGCAGCATTTGATGATGCAATTGCTGATGGAGTTGATATAATATCTCTATCAGTTGGAGGGTGGCCTACGGATTATTTTGAGGATTCAATTGCAATTGGAGCTTTCCATTCAATGAAGAATGGGATTCTCACATCCAATTCTGCTGGCAACGAAGGCCCTGATCCTGAATCAGTCTCAAATTGTTCTCCTTGGTCTCTTTCTGTGGCTGCTAGCACCATTGACAGGAAGTTCGTGAGCCAGGTGAAATTAGGAAATGGAGCAATTTATGAG GGAATTTCTATAAATACTTTTGACCCTGGAAATGTCATGTACCCAATCATCAATGGTGGAGATACATCAGAAGG GTTTTGCAGCCTAGACACATTGAACAAGACATCTGCCAGGGGAAAAGTAGTTGTTTGTAACGGTTTCGATGAAGAAGGCACCATAGTTGCTGGTGTAGCTGGAGTAGTAATGCCTGATGATTTTTACCAAGATGTGGCCTTCAGTTTCGCTTTACCAGTTTCCATAATAACATCTAGCAATCAAACAGATATTTTGAACTACTTGAATTCCACTAG TGAAGCAACTGCTGCAATATTGAAGAGTGTTGGGTTTAAGGATACATTTGCTCCATATGTAGTTTCATTTTCTTCAAGGGGACCTAATCCAATAACAAGTGATATTCTCAAG CCTGACCTGACAGCTCCTGGAGTTGACATTTTAGCAGCATGGTCAGGAGCTACAACAGTGACAGGAGCACCATGGGACAACAGAGTAGTTCCATACAACATAATCTCTGGAACATCAATGTCTTGTCCTCACGCATCTGGTGCAGCTGCTTATGTCAAGTCATTTCACCCAACATGGTCTCCTGCTGCAATCAAGTCTGCTCTAATGACAACAGCCTATCCCATGAGTGCTGCTTCTAATGCAGATGCAGAGTTTGCTTACGGATCAGGACACATAAATCCTGTAAAAGCCATTGATCCTGGATTGGTATACGATGCTTCAGAGATTGATTACGTGAAATTTTTGTGCGGACAAGGGTATAATGAGACACAAATTCAGCTTGTGACAGGGGACAACAGTGCATGTTCTGAAGAAACAAATGGAACAGTGTGGGATCTAAACTATCCTTCATTTGCTCTATCTGCTGTTCCTGGGAAATCTGTAACTCGCGTCTTTCACAGAACTGTCACAAATGTTGGATCCTCATCGTCTACTTACAAGGCAATCTTAAAAGCTATGTCGGGTCTTAGTATCGAAGTTGAACCAGGTGTTCTGTATTTCAAGTCTGTGGGAGAAAAGCAATCATTTGTTGTGACAGTTGAAGCTACCTTTGGTGGATCTGCAAGCTCCTACTCAGGTGGTTTGATTTGGGATGATGGGGTGCATCAAGTGAGAAGTCCCATTATGGCATTTGTTTCTGATCCTGAAGAGTAG
- the LOC110624961 gene encoding cucumisin, protein MAHQHSRLPWLLLISLIFTLVISCHGTSQEDRKVYIVYMGDRPKGEFSAASLHSRMLQEVVGSRASDILLHSYHRSFNGFVAKLTEEEKQKLAGMEGVVSVFPSQKKKLHTTRSWTFMGFHQNVTRSTKESDTIIGVLDTGIWPESESFNDEGFGPPPAKWKGTCQTSSNFTCNNKIIGARYYDSEGNLPPGEFVSPRDSEGHGSHTASTAAGDIVNGASLLGLGSGTARGGVPSARIAVYKICWSFGCADADILAAFDDAIADGVDIISLSVGGWPMDYFEDSIAIGAFHSMKNGILTSNSAGNDGPGPGSISNCSPWSLSVAASNIDRKFLTPVKLGNGALYKGFSINTFSPGNSSYPIIYGGDAPNVTSEGNGTYSRYCYQGTLNRTLVQGKIVLCDSLSFGEGPIAAGAVGSVMELDQGFYSDMAFSFPFPISPVISEDSADILKYLNTTREPTATILKSIEEKDELAPYVIFFSSRGPNPITTDILKPDLTAPGVDILAAWSEATTVTGSPLDNRVVPYNIISGTSMSCPHASGAAAYVKSFHPTWSPAAIKSALMTTAYSMSTTANTDAEFAYGSGHINPVNATDPGLVYDAEEIDYVKFLCGQGYNATQLKLVTGDNSACSAETSGTVWDLNYPSFALSALLEHSVTREFHRTVTNVGSSSATYKAIINTPPGLHIQVQPDVLSFTSVGEKQSFVVTVEAALSNFAISGSLTWDDGVHKVRSPILAHIIQDSQ, encoded by the exons ATGGCACATCAACATTCCCGTCTTCCGTGGCTTCTACTAATAAGCCTCATCTTTACTCTTGTCATCAGCTGCCATGGAACATCTCAAGAAGATCGGAAg GTCTATATTGTGTACATGGGAGATCGTCCAAAGGGCGAATTTTCTGCAGCATCTCTTCATTCCAGAATGCTACAAGAAGTTGTTGGCAG TCGCGCATCAGATATTTTGCTGCACAGCTATCATAGGAGTTTCAATGGCTTTGTTGCTAAATTGACTGAAGAGGAGAAGCAGAAACTGGCAG GCATGGAAGGTGTAGTGTCCGTGTTTCCTAGTCAAAAGAAGAAACTCCATACGACAAGGTCTTGGACCTTCATGGGGTTCCACCAAAATGTTACAAGATCTACTAAAGAAAGTGATACCATTATTGGAGTCCTCGATACAGGAATTTGGCCTGAATCTGAAAGTTTTAACGATGAAGGATTTGGTCCACCTCCTGCCAAATGGAAGGGAACTTGCCAAACATCCTCTAATTTCACTTGCaacaa CAAAATAATTGGAGCTCGATACTATGACTCTGAAGGAAACCTTCCCCCAGGGGAATTTGTTTCCCCCAGAGATTCAGAAGGCCATGGCAGTCACACTGCATCAACTGCTGCTGGGGACATTGTTAATGGAGCAAGCTTACTTGGTTTGGGCTCAGGGACTGCACGAGGAGGGGTTCCTTCTGCTCGAATAGCTGTCTACAAGATATGCTGGTCTTTTGGTTGTGCAGACGCTGACATTTTAGCAGCATTTGATGATGCTATTGCTGATGGAGTTGACATAATATCACTTTCAGTTGGAGGCTGGCCTATGGACTATTTTGAAGATTCAATAGCAATTGGAGCTTTCCATTCAATGAAGAATGGCATACTCACATCCAATTCTGCCGGTAATGATGGCCCCGGTCCTGGATCAATTTCTAATTGTTCACCTTGGTCTCTTTCTGTTGCAGCTAGCAACATAGACAGAAAGTTTTTGACCCCAGTAAAGTTGGGTAATGGAGCACTTTATAAG GGATTCTCCATAAATACTTTTTCGCCTGGAAACTCTTCATACCCAATCATCTACGGTGGTGATGCACCAAATGTTACTTCAGAAGGCAATGGTACCTATTCCAG ATATTGCTACCAAGGTACCTTGAACCGGACTTTGGTGCAAGGGAAAATTGTTCTTTGTGATTCTCTCAGTTTCGGGGAGGGGCCAATAGCTGCTGGTGCTGTTGGCTCTGTTATGGAATTGGACCAAGGATTTTACAGTGATATGGCCTTTAGTTTCCCTTTTCCAATCTCCCCTGTAATCTCAGAGGATTCAGCTGACATTTTGAAGTATTTGAACACTACAAG AGAACCAACTGCAACAATATTGAAGAGCATAGAAGAGAAGGATGAATTGGCTCCCTATGTTATTTTCTTCTCTTCAAGGGGACCTAATCCCATAACAACTGACATTCTCAAG CCTGACCTAACAGCCCCTGGAGTGGACATCTTAGCAGCTTGGTCTGAAGCTACTACTGTGACAGGATCGCCATTGGATAACAGAGTAGTTCCCTACAACATAATCTCTGGTACATCAATGTCCTGTCCACATGCTTCTGGTGCAGCTGCTTATGTAAAGTCCTTTCACCCAACTTGGTCTCCTGCTGCCATCAAATCAGCTCTAATGACTACTG CTTACTCTATGAGTACTACTGCAAATACCGATGCAGAGTTCGCTTATGGATCAGGTCATATAAATCCTGTAAATGCTACTGATCCTGGATTAGTGTATGATGCTGAAGAGATTgattatgttaagtttttgtgCGGACAAGGGTACAATGCTACACAACTTAAGCTTGTGACTGGAGACAACAGTGCTTGTTCTGCAGAAACAAGTGGAACAGTGTGGGATCTAAACTACCCTTCTTTCGCTCTGTCAGCGCTGCTGGAGCATTCTGTAACTCGCGAGTTCCACCGAACTGTCACAAACGTCGGATCATCCTCAGCTACTTACAAGGCGATTATAAACACTCCACCAGGACTTCACATCCAAGTTCAACCAGATGTTCTTTCCTTCACATCTGTGGGAGAAAAGCAATCCTTTGTTGTGACAGTTGAAGCTGCGTTAAGCAATTTTGCAATCTCAGGTTCCTTAACTTGGGATGATGGGGTGCATAAAGTGAGAAGTCCTATTTTAGCACATATTATCCAGGATTCTCAGTAG